The genome window CGAGGTCGAGAGTGGCACCATGGAGGCGTCCAAGTCAGGTGAGGCGCTGCAGGCAATCCTGGAGCAGATCAATGCGGTGAACATGCAGGTAAGTCAGATTGCGACGGCAGCCGAGGAACAGACGGCCACCACTGCCGAGATCAGCAACAACATCCAGCAGATCAACGACGTGGTTCAGCACACCGCCCATGGTGCCCAGGAGTCGGTCATTGCCGCCAACATGCTCTCCGGTCTGGCTGAAGAGCTGCAGCGGCTGGTGGGGCAGTTCAGGGTCTGACGCTTCCGGAACGAAACGGCGCGATGCGGGAATTATGAACTGAATTGCATATCCGGTAGCACTGAAGATGCACCCCCAAGGGGGAGCAGGCCAATAACCTGCTCCCCCTTGTCGTTTTCGGTGGTTACTGCTGCGTGCTTTCGGAAAATGTCAACAATACTGGTACAATAGTTCGTAGCGAACAAGGTGTAGCCTCTATGTTCTCAAGTTTTGTATGCATAAGCCGAACATTACTAATGA of Geobacter sp. contains these proteins:
- a CDS encoding methyl-accepting chemotaxis protein, producing EVESGTMEASKSGEALQAILEQINAVNMQVSQIATAAEEQTATTAEISNNIQQINDVVQHTAHGAQESVIAANMLSGLAEELQRLVGQFRV